The Aedes albopictus strain Foshan chromosome 2, AalbF5, whole genome shotgun sequence region CTTGCTTCCGGAAAAGTATCACGTTCGTCTTCGGCTAATTGAACAAGACAGCGAGTAGCTAGGAATCCAGCTGGTCCAATACCGTACGTCACCCTCAACAGTTCCAAGTCCATAATAGGCTGCGTCTTGTCGTTCCTCCATAGACATCTCTGGAACTTAGTATGTGCTTCGTTCACCACTACTTGTCTGTACATACGCTGGACGTCCGCCGTGAAGACGAACTTGTGCAGGCGCCAGTTCAGGATGATATCGAATAGAGGTTTCTGCACTGTTGGGGCGTCCATGAGTATGTCATTTAGTGACAGATCATTGGACGTTTTTGCGGACGCATCAAATACTACCCGCAATCTTGTCGTTGAGCTGTCGGGTTTTAGTACGCAATGATGCGGCAAGTAGTATCCATCATTGGAAATAATTTCGCCGGCATCCAAAACTCTTGCATGGCCGAGTTCTAGATACTCGTTGACGAAATCGGAATACATTTTCTTCATATCTGGGCGCCTGTCCAGCCTTGCCTCCAGTGACTTGAATCGCTTCTCTGCTTGGTCTCTCGAATTGCCCAGTTGTCCAGTGTCCTCTCGGAAAGGAAGCTGAACGATATACCTCCCGTCCTTTGCTCGAGAATACGAAGCCAGAAAATGTTTCTCGCAGGAATCGCTCGAAGGTTCGTTGATTTGCTCATCGACCATCCAGAACCGCTCCAGCAGCATGTTGAGTTCGTCATCCTTTCGATCATTGATCGCCGCTTGGCAAACCTTGACGCTCGAAACACCTCGATCGGCATTCACGGATCCTGCCACCAACCATCCTAGTCGGCTCTCTTGTAGCAACGGGAGTTCGTCCGTCATCCGTATCTTTCCAGACTCCATCAGCTCGTAAAAAACCTCCGCTCCAATGAGCATGTCTACACGACTTGTGCAGGAAAAATTCGGATCTGCAAGCTGCAACTGATTTGGAATCGGCCAGTCCGAAGCGTCTAGCTGCATAGCAGGCAATGCAGCTGTTACACGGGGCACTATCAAGAAATCCAGAGAAAGTACGCAGTCGGTCGTCCTGGACATCACAGTGGCGCTAACTCGAAATTTAACTATCATCCGAGCATCGTTGACTCCAACTACTGGAATATCCACGCTATCCTTGGGTAGAAGCAGCAAATCACTCATTTTCTGGGATAAGAAATTCGCCATTGCTCCAGAATCCAGCAGTGCTCGACATCTGTGAGCCACACCGCTGCTATCAATGACATCGACGACAGCAGTCGCCAACAACACCTGCTTCTGCGCTGAAATCTGCAACACTGGAACTTCACACGATGCGACGATCTGCGGCGACTCCTTCGGCGGTTCCGTAGTCACAGCTGCCGATTTCATTTCTGCCTTTCCCAATGCCGTCTCCGTCTTTTCCTGTTTCTCCTCATAATGCATTAGGGGATGGTGTTTCTTCTGGCATTCACACAACTTGCTGGTATCAATCTTGCAGTTGGCTGTTCGATGTCCTTTTTTCAGGCAAGCAAAACATAAGCCGCACTGCTTTGCTTTCGCGTACCGACCATTGATGCTCAGCTTCTTGAAGACGTCACAAGTTTCAACTGGATGGTCGTTGTCGCACACTAGACATCTGTTATGCTGGACTGCAGCCGTATGCGATTTGACCGGAACCGTAGACGTACTGCTCTTTACACCGACATTCGTTGCCCTTGATTTTCCGGATGTCGTTGAATCCTCACACCTCTCCAGCATGTAACAATGATTCCGCAGAAAATCAATCGTATCTGCGTAGACCGGCAGGTCACCATGATCTACAGTAGCTTCCCAAGCTTTCCGGGTATCAGGATCGAGTTTCGATATCAACAAGTTGACCACAATTGCTTCGGATAGTTGATCAGTCATCTTCAAATTGTGGAACGCGAGAGACTCAATCCTTTTCTCGACGACGTCTAACAGAGCTCGCAGTTCTCCATGTGTACCTTTAGACATCTGTTTTAAACTCAGCAGTTGCGTGATATGCCCCTGGACAACCATACGAAGATTCTCAAACCTCTTCGTCAAAATTCTCCACGCGCCGTCGTAATTATTATCTTGCAGCGTTTGCTGATCAATAGCCCCTGCTGCCTTACCCACAAGAGCCTTTTCTAAAAAATGCAGCTTTGTGGCTGGAGAATCCCCTACGCATTTATCTACTATATCTCTGAACCGGTCTTTGAATTTGTACCAATTCTCATACCGGCCATCAAAGGTCGGTAGAGGAGTCTGTTGTAACAATAACGACGGTACAACTTGGAGTGGGGCTCTATTTCCACTGCCGCCAGGTTGGTTAGTGTTCTGAGCCTCTACCAATTTCCTATCTGCTAACTGTTGATCAGCAATTGCTTTCTGTTCCCTATCTAGCTGATCAATCATTTCTGCTAGCGCGATCCGCACAAATTCATACATTTCTTCGAAATCAAGCAACTTTTCCTCAAATCTTGCTGCCTGTGTCGGATCGGCTAGGTAGACTCGGTTCATGATTGCATTAAATTCCGTGTAAGCATTCGTTGCAGTTTcaacatatagttttagagcgtGTATATTGAACTTACCCGCATCGTGGTTCGCATCTTCGATGGCGCGTCTGATTCGTTGCACCTTACCTTGGGTTGATGTGAGGCATTGCTCCAAAGAGGCCACCGActcggccatcttgactaggtCTCGGCGGGCTTGCTGTTCGTTCAATTGCTCACGAATGCTACCGAACGGTGTCACTGCATGAACACCGGTTCTCGGTGTGTGGAACACAGGAGAGACAACAGGCGTAGAGAATAAGACACGCTTCAGCTTACCAGACCTTAGCTGCATATCATTTCACTTCATTCAAATTCAATAAGATTTTTCGTTATCACTTTCGATTTATCGAAATTTGTTTCAGTGTGGCATCACTATTTGACAGCAAGTAGCACCATGCGAcagtaaaacttttttttctaaatctcGCTCTTCGTTGCGCTCGCACTAACACTAATCTTCTCATCAAATTCTGCTTCGAACCACAGTTCCAAGATGGAGTCGCAAAAACACATTAACAGCTCTTCTTCTTGTATATTTCGGGCATACGCCAGCTGCGGCTCGCAATCACTGTGTGCAAAGAGGCACTTGAGAGTGTATGAGTGTATTCTTCCTCACACCACGGTGGCTACTTCGCTAGCCACGGGCTGCTTTTTTCAAAATGGAGTCACATGAGTAGCAGCAGCGACGGAAAATTTTCCTTCACGTATCACAACTGATCTGTTTTCGCACAACGCGAATCAATGCTTCCCAAGAATCGCGTTTTTCGATACGGCACCGCGACGAGTCAATCAATCCCGACGGATTCCGCGAATCGAAATCAACTTTGCGACACACCGCACGCGGTTTGGAATCAATTTT contains the following coding sequences:
- the LOC134286004 gene encoding uncharacterized protein LOC134286004 — protein: MTDQLSEAIVVNLLISKLDPDTRKAWEATVDHGDLPVYADTIDFLRNHCYMLERCEDSTTSGKSRATNVGVKSSTSTVPVKSHTAAVQHNRCLVCDNDHPVETCDVFKKLSINGRYAKAKQCGLCFACLKKGHRTANCKIDTSKLCECQKKHHPLMHYEEKQEKTETALGKAEMKSAAVTTEPPKESPQIVASCEVPVLQISAQKQVLLATAVVDVIDSSGVAHRCRALLDSGAMANFLSQKMSDLLLLPKDSVDIPVVGVNDARMIVKFRVSATVMSRTTDCVLSLDFLIVPRVTAALPAMQLDASDWPIPNQLQLADPNFSCTSRVDMLIGAEVFYELMESGKIRMTDELPLLQESRLGWLVAGSVNADRGVSSVKVCQAAINDRKDDELNMLLERFWMVDEQINEPSSDSCEKHFLASYSRAKDGRYIVQLPFREDTGQLGNSRDQAEKRFKSLEARLDRRPDMKKMYSDFVNEYLELGHARVLDAGEIISNDGYYLPHHCVLKPDSSTTRLRVVFDASAKTSNDLSLNDILMDAPTVQKPLFDIILNWRLHKFVFTADVQRMYRQVVVNEAHTKFQRCLWRNDKTQPIMDLELLRVTYGIGPAGFLATRCLVQLAEDERDTFPEASVVLSKSFYVDDALSGASTLEKAKQLRKDLERLLSEGGFKLHKWCANDPAILEEVPIDDRERQLSFEDNDVNGVIKTLGLLWDPVTDNFLFQVKPMTNTGVPTKREVLSEIAKLFDPLGVLGPIVVLAKMVMQQLWRKNVDWDDPIPDEEFEVWSRLRTELCNVKNLKIPRRVTLDDPTAFELHGFSDASTKAYGCCVYLKTVSADGVGKVRLLCGKSRVAPLKESERVEKEGAAPAEMTVPRLELCAAVLLSRQIKTVRETLDLDINRVVLWSDSKIVICWLKKLKPEQSIFVRNRVTEILRLNPDIEWKYVSTKENPADLVSRGMQPDELMCSEL